A single Phoenix dactylifera cultivar Barhee BC4 chromosome 1, palm_55x_up_171113_PBpolish2nd_filt_p, whole genome shotgun sequence DNA region contains:
- the LOC103721081 gene encoding pentatricopeptide repeat-containing protein At1g79490, mitochondrial isoform X2 translates to MLLRLRNLKLSPTHLQTLPFLVSTKILNPKPFSSSEPHSDAGPPEWTDEILYLDESGGVIGSGRGLRPTEPGRDDHILAGGLRRPLPRSAAVSKLVELACRWRWGPDLDAHLDRLPFPPDPSLLYSALAALPAADPEPSLSLFRWARRQPWFSASDATYSLLLHRLAASSDLDAVLSLFDDILTAATFSGSELSPASFSSSLNLAIQYLCRASKLEVAFCCFKKLRDLGFKGVTTQTYNSLITLFLSKGLPYKAFEIYESMEVSGCSLDASTYDLMVPSLARSGRLDAALRLFEEMKTRDGGGRPGFSIYLALVDSMGKAGRLDAAIGVYREMQMAGYKPSIMMYVSMIESLVKAGKLDAGVKIWDEMKAAGFRPNFGLYTMMVEAQARSGRLEAAAALFGDMEKAGFLPSPSTYACLIEMQSAAGQVDPAMRLYNSMSNAGLRPGLSTFTLLLTVVAKRKLLDLAAKILLEMKSVGFSVDVNASDVLMIYIKDGSTDLALRWLRFMGSAGIRTNNFIIRQLFESCMKAGLYESARPLVETYVGSAAKVDLILYTSILAHLVRCQDEKNERAIMDIMSATKHTAHEFMSGLFTGPEQRGKPVLLFVREFFQGIDYEVEESAARYFVNVLLNYLVLMGQMNRARCVWKVAYENKLFPKAIVFDQHIAWSLDVRNLSVGAALVAVVHTLHRFRKRMLYYGVVPRRIKLVTGSTLKMVVAQMLESVESPFEVSKVVLRAPGDSVLEWFKKPIVQQFLLNEIPSKADVLMHKLNVLFPCSVPEARSLSPSKALAMSRNLAALSEDQP, encoded by the exons ATGCTCCTTCGCCTTCGAAACCTCAAGCTATCCCCAACCCATCTCCAAACTCTCCCCTTCCTCGTCTCCACGaaaatcctaaaccctaaacccttctcctcctccgaaCCCCACTCCGACGCCGGCCCGCCCGAGTGGACCGACGAGATCCTCTACCTCGACGAGTCCGGCGGCGTCATCGGCTCCGGCCGCGGCCTCCGCCCCACCGAGCCCGGACGCGACGACCACATCCTCGCCGGCGGCCTCCGCCGCCCACTCCCCCGCTCTGCCGCCGTCTCCAAGCTCGTCGAGCTCGCCTGCCGCTGGCGCTGGGGCCCCGACCTCGACGCCCACCTGGACCGCCTCCCCTTCCCCCCCGACCCCTCCCTTCTCTACTCTGCCCTCGCCGCCCTCCCTGCCGCCGACCCAgagccctccctctccctcttccgctGGGCCCGCCGCCAGCCCTGGTTCTCCGCCTCCGACGCCACctactctctcctcctccatcgcCTCGCGGCCTCCTCCGACCTCGACGCCGTCCTATCCCTTTTCGACGACATCCTCACAGCTGCCACCTTTAGCGGTAGCGAGCTCTCTCcggcctccttctcctcttccctcaACCTCGCCATCCAGTATTTGTGCCGGGCGTCGAAGCTCGAGGTCGCCTTTTGTTGCTTCAAGAAGCTCCGGGACCTTGGCTTCAAGGGGGTCACCACCCAGACCTACAATTCCCTCATAACCCTCTTCTTGAGCAAGGGATTGCCCTACAAGGCCTTCGAGATCTATGAATCCATGGAGGTCAGCGGGTGCTCCCTCGATGCCTCCACCTATGATTTGATGGTGCCTTCCCTTGCCAGGTCCGGTCGGCTCGATGCCGCCCTCCGTCTGTTCGAAGAAATGAAGACAAGAGATGGTGGCGGCCGGCCAGGGTTCAGCATTTACCTTGCGCTGGTGGACTCGATGGGCAAGGCTGGGAGGCTGGATGCTGCCATAGGGGTGTATCGGGAGATGCAGATGGCCGGGTACAAGCCGTCCATCATGATGTACGTTTCGATGATCGAATCTTTGGTGAAGGCTGGGAAGCTTGATGCTGGTGTAAAGATTTGGGATGAGATGAAGGCCGCTGGGTTTCGTCCAAATTTTGGTCTTTATACCATGATGGTGGAAGCACAGGCGAGGTCAGGGAGGTTAGAGGCTGCTGCCGCCCTTTTTGGTGATATGGAGAAGGCCGGGTTCCTCCCATCGCCGTCCACTTATGCTTGCCTCATCGAGATGCAGTCTGCCGCTGGTCAGGTGGATCCAGCAATGAGGCTTTACAATTCGATGAGCAATGCTGGCCTCCGGCCTGGGTTGAGTACCTTCACCTTGCTGCTGACTGTTGTTGCTAAAAGAAAGCTCTTGGATTTGGCTGCTAAGATCCTGCTCGAGATGAAGTCTGTTGGCTTTTCGGTGGATGTGAATGCAAGTGATGTGCTGATGATTTATATCAAGGATGGGTCGACGGATCTGGCATTGAGGTGGCTGCGATTTATGGGTTCAGCTGGAATTAGGACTAACAATTTTATCATCAGGCAGCTTTTTGAGTCTTGCATGAAGGCCGGGCTTTATGAGTCGGCCCGGCCATTGGTTGAGACATATGTAGGATCAGCAGCAAAGGTGGATTTGATACTCTACACTTCGATTCTTGCCCATTTGGTGCGGTGCCAGGATGAGAAGAATGAGCGAGCTATAATGGACATTATGAGTGCCACGAAGCACACAGCTCACGAGTTCATGTCTGGTCTGTTCACTGGACCAGAGCAGAGGGGGAAGCCCGTGTTGTTATTTGTTAGGGAGTTCTTTCAAGGAATTGATTATGAGGTGGAGGAGAGCGCTGCTAGATACTTTGTGAATGTGCTTCTAAATTATTTAGTGCTGATGGGCCAGATGAACAGGGCAAGATGCGTTTGGAAGGTGGCCTATGAGAATAAGTTGTTTCCAAAGGCAATTGTGTTCGACCAGCACATTGCATGGTCTTTGGATGTTCGGAACCTGTCAGTAGGGGCTGCACTGGTGGCTGTAGTGCACACCCTGCACCGATTTAGAAAGAGGATGCTGTACTATGGAGTGGTGCCCCGGCGCATCAAATTGGTCACAGGGTCCACACTTAAGATGGTTGTGGCGCAA ATGCTTGAGTCAGTTGAGTCTCCATTTGAGGTGAGCAAGGTCGTGCTGAGGGCACCAGGGGATTCAGTGCTGGAGTGGTTCAAGAAGCCTATAGTCCAGCAGTTCTTGTTAAATGAAATACCCTCGAAAGCAGATGTTCTGATGCACAAACTTAATGTTCTTTTTCCATGCTCTGTGCCAGAGGCTCGATCACTTTCTCCTTCAAAGGCATTGGCCATGTCAAG
- the LOC103721081 gene encoding pentatricopeptide repeat-containing protein At1g79490, mitochondrial isoform X1, translated as MLLRLRNLKLSPTHLQTLPFLVSTKILNPKPFSSSEPHSDAGPPEWTDEILYLDESGGVIGSGRGLRPTEPGRDDHILAGGLRRPLPRSAAVSKLVELACRWRWGPDLDAHLDRLPFPPDPSLLYSALAALPAADPEPSLSLFRWARRQPWFSASDATYSLLLHRLAASSDLDAVLSLFDDILTAATFSGSELSPASFSSSLNLAIQYLCRASKLEVAFCCFKKLRDLGFKGVTTQTYNSLITLFLSKGLPYKAFEIYESMEVSGCSLDASTYDLMVPSLARSGRLDAALRLFEEMKTRDGGGRPGFSIYLALVDSMGKAGRLDAAIGVYREMQMAGYKPSIMMYVSMIESLVKAGKLDAGVKIWDEMKAAGFRPNFGLYTMMVEAQARSGRLEAAAALFGDMEKAGFLPSPSTYACLIEMQSAAGQVDPAMRLYNSMSNAGLRPGLSTFTLLLTVVAKRKLLDLAAKILLEMKSVGFSVDVNASDVLMIYIKDGSTDLALRWLRFMGSAGIRTNNFIIRQLFESCMKAGLYESARPLVETYVGSAAKVDLILYTSILAHLVRCQDEKNERAIMDIMSATKHTAHEFMSGLFTGPEQRGKPVLLFVREFFQGIDYEVEESAARYFVNVLLNYLVLMGQMNRARCVWKVAYENKLFPKAIVFDQHIAWSLDVRNLSVGAALVAVVHTLHRFRKRMLYYGVVPRRIKLVTGSTLKMVVAQMLESVESPFEVSKVVLRAPGDSVLEWFKKPIVQQFLLNEIPSKADVLMHKLNVLFPCSVPEARSLSPSKALAMSRVLQDVRSSLNEDDSVKIEVL; from the exons ATGCTCCTTCGCCTTCGAAACCTCAAGCTATCCCCAACCCATCTCCAAACTCTCCCCTTCCTCGTCTCCACGaaaatcctaaaccctaaacccttctcctcctccgaaCCCCACTCCGACGCCGGCCCGCCCGAGTGGACCGACGAGATCCTCTACCTCGACGAGTCCGGCGGCGTCATCGGCTCCGGCCGCGGCCTCCGCCCCACCGAGCCCGGACGCGACGACCACATCCTCGCCGGCGGCCTCCGCCGCCCACTCCCCCGCTCTGCCGCCGTCTCCAAGCTCGTCGAGCTCGCCTGCCGCTGGCGCTGGGGCCCCGACCTCGACGCCCACCTGGACCGCCTCCCCTTCCCCCCCGACCCCTCCCTTCTCTACTCTGCCCTCGCCGCCCTCCCTGCCGCCGACCCAgagccctccctctccctcttccgctGGGCCCGCCGCCAGCCCTGGTTCTCCGCCTCCGACGCCACctactctctcctcctccatcgcCTCGCGGCCTCCTCCGACCTCGACGCCGTCCTATCCCTTTTCGACGACATCCTCACAGCTGCCACCTTTAGCGGTAGCGAGCTCTCTCcggcctccttctcctcttccctcaACCTCGCCATCCAGTATTTGTGCCGGGCGTCGAAGCTCGAGGTCGCCTTTTGTTGCTTCAAGAAGCTCCGGGACCTTGGCTTCAAGGGGGTCACCACCCAGACCTACAATTCCCTCATAACCCTCTTCTTGAGCAAGGGATTGCCCTACAAGGCCTTCGAGATCTATGAATCCATGGAGGTCAGCGGGTGCTCCCTCGATGCCTCCACCTATGATTTGATGGTGCCTTCCCTTGCCAGGTCCGGTCGGCTCGATGCCGCCCTCCGTCTGTTCGAAGAAATGAAGACAAGAGATGGTGGCGGCCGGCCAGGGTTCAGCATTTACCTTGCGCTGGTGGACTCGATGGGCAAGGCTGGGAGGCTGGATGCTGCCATAGGGGTGTATCGGGAGATGCAGATGGCCGGGTACAAGCCGTCCATCATGATGTACGTTTCGATGATCGAATCTTTGGTGAAGGCTGGGAAGCTTGATGCTGGTGTAAAGATTTGGGATGAGATGAAGGCCGCTGGGTTTCGTCCAAATTTTGGTCTTTATACCATGATGGTGGAAGCACAGGCGAGGTCAGGGAGGTTAGAGGCTGCTGCCGCCCTTTTTGGTGATATGGAGAAGGCCGGGTTCCTCCCATCGCCGTCCACTTATGCTTGCCTCATCGAGATGCAGTCTGCCGCTGGTCAGGTGGATCCAGCAATGAGGCTTTACAATTCGATGAGCAATGCTGGCCTCCGGCCTGGGTTGAGTACCTTCACCTTGCTGCTGACTGTTGTTGCTAAAAGAAAGCTCTTGGATTTGGCTGCTAAGATCCTGCTCGAGATGAAGTCTGTTGGCTTTTCGGTGGATGTGAATGCAAGTGATGTGCTGATGATTTATATCAAGGATGGGTCGACGGATCTGGCATTGAGGTGGCTGCGATTTATGGGTTCAGCTGGAATTAGGACTAACAATTTTATCATCAGGCAGCTTTTTGAGTCTTGCATGAAGGCCGGGCTTTATGAGTCGGCCCGGCCATTGGTTGAGACATATGTAGGATCAGCAGCAAAGGTGGATTTGATACTCTACACTTCGATTCTTGCCCATTTGGTGCGGTGCCAGGATGAGAAGAATGAGCGAGCTATAATGGACATTATGAGTGCCACGAAGCACACAGCTCACGAGTTCATGTCTGGTCTGTTCACTGGACCAGAGCAGAGGGGGAAGCCCGTGTTGTTATTTGTTAGGGAGTTCTTTCAAGGAATTGATTATGAGGTGGAGGAGAGCGCTGCTAGATACTTTGTGAATGTGCTTCTAAATTATTTAGTGCTGATGGGCCAGATGAACAGGGCAAGATGCGTTTGGAAGGTGGCCTATGAGAATAAGTTGTTTCCAAAGGCAATTGTGTTCGACCAGCACATTGCATGGTCTTTGGATGTTCGGAACCTGTCAGTAGGGGCTGCACTGGTGGCTGTAGTGCACACCCTGCACCGATTTAGAAAGAGGATGCTGTACTATGGAGTGGTGCCCCGGCGCATCAAATTGGTCACAGGGTCCACACTTAAGATGGTTGTGGCGCAA ATGCTTGAGTCAGTTGAGTCTCCATTTGAGGTGAGCAAGGTCGTGCTGAGGGCACCAGGGGATTCAGTGCTGGAGTGGTTCAAGAAGCCTATAGTCCAGCAGTTCTTGTTAAATGAAATACCCTCGAAAGCAGATGTTCTGATGCACAAACTTAATGTTCTTTTTCCATGCTCTGTGCCAGAGGCTCGATCACTTTCTCCTTCAAAGGCATTGGCCATGTCAAG
- the LOC103721081 gene encoding pentatricopeptide repeat-containing protein At1g79490, mitochondrial isoform X4, with protein MLLRLRNLKLSPTHLQTLPFLVSTKILNPKPFSSSEPHSDAGPPEWTDEILYLDESGGVIGSGRGLRPTEPGRDDHILAGGLRRPLPRSAAVSKLVELACRWRWGPDLDAHLDRLPFPPDPSLLYSALAALPAADPEPSLSLFRWARRQPWFSASDATYSLLLHRLAASSDLDAVLSLFDDILTAATFSGSELSPASFSSSLNLAIQYLCRASKLEVAFCCFKKLRDLGFKGVTTQTYNSLITLFLSKGLPYKAFEIYESMEVSGCSLDASTYDLMVPSLARSGRLDAALRLFEEMKTRDGGGRPGFSIYLALVDSMGKAGRLDAAIGVYREMQMAGYKPSIMMYVSMIESLVKAGKLDAGVKIWDEMKAAGFRPNFGLYTMMVEAQARSGRLEAAAALFGDMEKAGFLPSPSTYACLIEMQSAAGQVDPAMRLYNSMSNAGLRPGLSTFTLLLTVVAKRKLLDLAAKILLEMKSVGFSVDVNASDVLMIYIKDGSTDLALRWLRFMGSAGIRTNNFIIRQLFESCMKAGLYESARPLVETYVGSAAKVDLILYTSILAHLVRCQDEKNERAIMDIMSATKHTAHEFMSGLFTGPEQRGKPVLLFVREFFQGIDYEVEESAARYFVNVLLNYLVLMGQMNRARCVWKVAYENKLFPKAIVFDQHIAWSLDVRNLSVGAALVAVVHTLHRFRKRMLYYGVVPRRIKLVTGSTLKMVVAQMLESVESPFEVSKVVLRAPGDSVLEWFKKPIVQQFLLNEIPSKADVLMHKLNVLFPSSAPEVRSLSPSKALAMSR; from the coding sequence ATGCTCCTTCGCCTTCGAAACCTCAAGCTATCCCCAACCCATCTCCAAACTCTCCCCTTCCTCGTCTCCACGaaaatcctaaaccctaaacccttctcctcctccgaaCCCCACTCCGACGCCGGCCCGCCCGAGTGGACCGACGAGATCCTCTACCTCGACGAGTCCGGCGGCGTCATCGGCTCCGGCCGCGGCCTCCGCCCCACCGAGCCCGGACGCGACGACCACATCCTCGCCGGCGGCCTCCGCCGCCCACTCCCCCGCTCTGCCGCCGTCTCCAAGCTCGTCGAGCTCGCCTGCCGCTGGCGCTGGGGCCCCGACCTCGACGCCCACCTGGACCGCCTCCCCTTCCCCCCCGACCCCTCCCTTCTCTACTCTGCCCTCGCCGCCCTCCCTGCCGCCGACCCAgagccctccctctccctcttccgctGGGCCCGCCGCCAGCCCTGGTTCTCCGCCTCCGACGCCACctactctctcctcctccatcgcCTCGCGGCCTCCTCCGACCTCGACGCCGTCCTATCCCTTTTCGACGACATCCTCACAGCTGCCACCTTTAGCGGTAGCGAGCTCTCTCcggcctccttctcctcttccctcaACCTCGCCATCCAGTATTTGTGCCGGGCGTCGAAGCTCGAGGTCGCCTTTTGTTGCTTCAAGAAGCTCCGGGACCTTGGCTTCAAGGGGGTCACCACCCAGACCTACAATTCCCTCATAACCCTCTTCTTGAGCAAGGGATTGCCCTACAAGGCCTTCGAGATCTATGAATCCATGGAGGTCAGCGGGTGCTCCCTCGATGCCTCCACCTATGATTTGATGGTGCCTTCCCTTGCCAGGTCCGGTCGGCTCGATGCCGCCCTCCGTCTGTTCGAAGAAATGAAGACAAGAGATGGTGGCGGCCGGCCAGGGTTCAGCATTTACCTTGCGCTGGTGGACTCGATGGGCAAGGCTGGGAGGCTGGATGCTGCCATAGGGGTGTATCGGGAGATGCAGATGGCCGGGTACAAGCCGTCCATCATGATGTACGTTTCGATGATCGAATCTTTGGTGAAGGCTGGGAAGCTTGATGCTGGTGTAAAGATTTGGGATGAGATGAAGGCCGCTGGGTTTCGTCCAAATTTTGGTCTTTATACCATGATGGTGGAAGCACAGGCGAGGTCAGGGAGGTTAGAGGCTGCTGCCGCCCTTTTTGGTGATATGGAGAAGGCCGGGTTCCTCCCATCGCCGTCCACTTATGCTTGCCTCATCGAGATGCAGTCTGCCGCTGGTCAGGTGGATCCAGCAATGAGGCTTTACAATTCGATGAGCAATGCTGGCCTCCGGCCTGGGTTGAGTACCTTCACCTTGCTGCTGACTGTTGTTGCTAAAAGAAAGCTCTTGGATTTGGCTGCTAAGATCCTGCTCGAGATGAAGTCTGTTGGCTTTTCGGTGGATGTGAATGCAAGTGATGTGCTGATGATTTATATCAAGGATGGGTCGACGGATCTGGCATTGAGGTGGCTGCGATTTATGGGTTCAGCTGGAATTAGGACTAACAATTTTATCATCAGGCAGCTTTTTGAGTCTTGCATGAAGGCCGGGCTTTATGAGTCGGCCCGGCCATTGGTTGAGACATATGTAGGATCAGCAGCAAAGGTGGATTTGATACTCTACACTTCGATTCTTGCCCATTTGGTGCGGTGCCAGGATGAGAAGAATGAGCGAGCTATAATGGACATTATGAGTGCCACGAAGCACACAGCTCACGAGTTCATGTCTGGTCTGTTCACTGGACCAGAGCAGAGGGGGAAGCCCGTGTTGTTATTTGTTAGGGAGTTCTTTCAAGGAATTGATTATGAGGTGGAGGAGAGCGCTGCTAGATACTTTGTGAATGTGCTTCTAAATTATTTAGTGCTGATGGGCCAGATGAACAGGGCAAGATGCGTTTGGAAGGTGGCCTATGAGAATAAGTTGTTTCCAAAGGCAATTGTGTTCGACCAGCACATTGCATGGTCTTTGGATGTTCGGAACCTGTCAGTAGGGGCTGCACTGGTGGCTGTAGTGCACACCCTGCACCGATTTAGAAAGAGGATGCTGTACTATGGAGTGGTGCCCCGGCGCATCAAATTGGTCACAGGGTCCACACTTAAGATGGTTGTGGCGCAAATGCTTGAGTCAGTTGAGTCTCCATTTGAGGTGAGCAAGGTCGTGCTGAGGGCACCAGGGGATTCAGTGCTGGAGTGGTTCAAGAAGCCTATAGTACAGCAGTTCTTGTTAAATGAAATACCCTCGAAAGCAGACGTTCTGATGCACAAACTTAATGTTCTTTTCCCAAGCTCTGCACCAGAGGTTCGATCACTTTCTCCTTCAAAGGCATTGGCCATGTCAAGGTGA
- the LOC103721081 gene encoding pentatricopeptide repeat-containing protein At1g79490, mitochondrial isoform X3 encodes MLLRLRNLKLSPTHLQTLPFLVSTKILNPKPFSSSEPHSDAGPPEWTDEILYLDESGGVIGSGRGLRPTEPGRDDHILAGGLRRPLPRSAAVSKLVELACRWRWGPDLDAHLDRLPFPPDPSLLYSALAALPAADPEPSLSLFRWARRQPWFSASDATYSLLLHRLAASSDLDAVLSLFDDILTAATFSGSELSPASFSSSLNLAIQYLCRASKLEVAFCCFKKLRDLGFKGVTTQTYNSLITLFLSKGLPYKAFEIYESMEVSGCSLDASTYDLMVPSLARSGRLDAALRLFEEMKTRDGGGRPGFSIYLALVDSMGKAGRLDAAIGVYREMQMAGYKPSIMMYVSMIESLVKAGKLDAGVKIWDEMKAAGFRPNFGLYTMMVEAQARSGRLEAAAALFGDMEKAGFLPSPSTYACLIEMQSAAGQVDPAMRLYNSMSNAGLRPGLSTFTLLLTVVAKRKLLDLAAKILLEMKSVGFSVDVNASDVLMIYIKDGSTDLALRWLRFMGSAGIRTNNFIIRQLFESCMKAGLYESARPLVETYVGSAAKVDLILYTSILAHLVRCQDEKNERAIMDIMSATKHTAHEFMSGLFTGPEQRGKPVLLFVREFFQGIDYEVEESAARYFVNVLLNYLVLMGQMNRARCVWKVAYENKLFPKAIVFDQHIAWSLDVRNLSVGAALVAVVHTLHRFRKRMLYYGVVPRRIKLVTGSTLKMVVAQMLESVESPFEVSKVVLRAPGDSVLEWFKKPIVQQFLLNEIPSKADVLMHKLNVLFPCSVPEARSLSPSKALAMSRM; translated from the exons ATGCTCCTTCGCCTTCGAAACCTCAAGCTATCCCCAACCCATCTCCAAACTCTCCCCTTCCTCGTCTCCACGaaaatcctaaaccctaaacccttctcctcctccgaaCCCCACTCCGACGCCGGCCCGCCCGAGTGGACCGACGAGATCCTCTACCTCGACGAGTCCGGCGGCGTCATCGGCTCCGGCCGCGGCCTCCGCCCCACCGAGCCCGGACGCGACGACCACATCCTCGCCGGCGGCCTCCGCCGCCCACTCCCCCGCTCTGCCGCCGTCTCCAAGCTCGTCGAGCTCGCCTGCCGCTGGCGCTGGGGCCCCGACCTCGACGCCCACCTGGACCGCCTCCCCTTCCCCCCCGACCCCTCCCTTCTCTACTCTGCCCTCGCCGCCCTCCCTGCCGCCGACCCAgagccctccctctccctcttccgctGGGCCCGCCGCCAGCCCTGGTTCTCCGCCTCCGACGCCACctactctctcctcctccatcgcCTCGCGGCCTCCTCCGACCTCGACGCCGTCCTATCCCTTTTCGACGACATCCTCACAGCTGCCACCTTTAGCGGTAGCGAGCTCTCTCcggcctccttctcctcttccctcaACCTCGCCATCCAGTATTTGTGCCGGGCGTCGAAGCTCGAGGTCGCCTTTTGTTGCTTCAAGAAGCTCCGGGACCTTGGCTTCAAGGGGGTCACCACCCAGACCTACAATTCCCTCATAACCCTCTTCTTGAGCAAGGGATTGCCCTACAAGGCCTTCGAGATCTATGAATCCATGGAGGTCAGCGGGTGCTCCCTCGATGCCTCCACCTATGATTTGATGGTGCCTTCCCTTGCCAGGTCCGGTCGGCTCGATGCCGCCCTCCGTCTGTTCGAAGAAATGAAGACAAGAGATGGTGGCGGCCGGCCAGGGTTCAGCATTTACCTTGCGCTGGTGGACTCGATGGGCAAGGCTGGGAGGCTGGATGCTGCCATAGGGGTGTATCGGGAGATGCAGATGGCCGGGTACAAGCCGTCCATCATGATGTACGTTTCGATGATCGAATCTTTGGTGAAGGCTGGGAAGCTTGATGCTGGTGTAAAGATTTGGGATGAGATGAAGGCCGCTGGGTTTCGTCCAAATTTTGGTCTTTATACCATGATGGTGGAAGCACAGGCGAGGTCAGGGAGGTTAGAGGCTGCTGCCGCCCTTTTTGGTGATATGGAGAAGGCCGGGTTCCTCCCATCGCCGTCCACTTATGCTTGCCTCATCGAGATGCAGTCTGCCGCTGGTCAGGTGGATCCAGCAATGAGGCTTTACAATTCGATGAGCAATGCTGGCCTCCGGCCTGGGTTGAGTACCTTCACCTTGCTGCTGACTGTTGTTGCTAAAAGAAAGCTCTTGGATTTGGCTGCTAAGATCCTGCTCGAGATGAAGTCTGTTGGCTTTTCGGTGGATGTGAATGCAAGTGATGTGCTGATGATTTATATCAAGGATGGGTCGACGGATCTGGCATTGAGGTGGCTGCGATTTATGGGTTCAGCTGGAATTAGGACTAACAATTTTATCATCAGGCAGCTTTTTGAGTCTTGCATGAAGGCCGGGCTTTATGAGTCGGCCCGGCCATTGGTTGAGACATATGTAGGATCAGCAGCAAAGGTGGATTTGATACTCTACACTTCGATTCTTGCCCATTTGGTGCGGTGCCAGGATGAGAAGAATGAGCGAGCTATAATGGACATTATGAGTGCCACGAAGCACACAGCTCACGAGTTCATGTCTGGTCTGTTCACTGGACCAGAGCAGAGGGGGAAGCCCGTGTTGTTATTTGTTAGGGAGTTCTTTCAAGGAATTGATTATGAGGTGGAGGAGAGCGCTGCTAGATACTTTGTGAATGTGCTTCTAAATTATTTAGTGCTGATGGGCCAGATGAACAGGGCAAGATGCGTTTGGAAGGTGGCCTATGAGAATAAGTTGTTTCCAAAGGCAATTGTGTTCGACCAGCACATTGCATGGTCTTTGGATGTTCGGAACCTGTCAGTAGGGGCTGCACTGGTGGCTGTAGTGCACACCCTGCACCGATTTAGAAAGAGGATGCTGTACTATGGAGTGGTGCCCCGGCGCATCAAATTGGTCACAGGGTCCACACTTAAGATGGTTGTGGCGCAA ATGCTTGAGTCAGTTGAGTCTCCATTTGAGGTGAGCAAGGTCGTGCTGAGGGCACCAGGGGATTCAGTGCTGGAGTGGTTCAAGAAGCCTATAGTCCAGCAGTTCTTGTTAAATGAAATACCCTCGAAAGCAGATGTTCTGATGCACAAACTTAATGTTCTTTTTCCATGCTCTGTGCCAGAGGCTCGATCACTTTCTCCTTCAAAGGCATTGGCCATGTCAAG